Within Spinacia oleracea cultivar Varoflay chromosome 4, BTI_SOV_V1, whole genome shotgun sequence, the genomic segment TACGTACTAAGTCGTCTTATATTATAATGCCTGATTAAACTGTGATTAATTACTCTGCTTTGTCTTTGTTTTTTACATTAGCTTAGCTTAGCTTAGCTATCATATCTTACTTCTTCAACTTCATCCTCCTGTTTTGGCTCATCGAATTACTATTTTATGATGTCGGCAATCAGGGGCGGAATTAGGGGGGCTGGCAGGGGTCATGGCCCCCCCCATGATATGTTCAAGTATTAAATATGCACTATAAAAGCACATGTCTAGTATAACTCAAGTGgttattttccttaaaaattGGAGGTCCAAGGATCAATTCTTAGCTCAGCTCcctcaattttttaaaattatttgttaAAATTTGCCCCCCTATATATAATTTCTGGTTTCGCCACTGTCGGCAATCACACCATTACCCCCTCACCTTTGGCGCTAGCTAGCTTCTTAtaattgtaattttaattataaacaataataatagtaaAAGTAACACAACCAAAATTACGACGATGATTGTCAAAAGTAACACAATCAGTTGCACATGTGTTTATAAGATACAACGTATAAAGAAAGAAAACAGTTTTATTATATCCATACGGCCTATCTCATTAATTAGTCATATTCTATCAATTAAGATTAACTACGTTATCATCATGGTATACATAATAATCCCATCTCATTAGTcattaacaaaaaaattaagcaaGTGATTAAACTTAGGAATTAAGCATATAATTCCGATACGTAGGAGTTCCGCGTGGGAGGCGTGGTAACGTTTAGTTGCTTACTTGGTATGACCTCATCAACTTAACGTTAAACATAAAACATGTGcctttataattaattttagattttgatCGAACACCCATCATctgcaatttagaaggtggaccatggtgcacatagagtatggtgcaccttaagaacattagtatataattaaaagaacatctggttacgtaaaaagaacattgacatatattttttttatatttttaataaattgtgattttttataacaaacatgtaaaacattttattgcatgttcttttgtcgtagtatcttgttcttttgtttatgcacatgtgttcttttggtacacatggtgcaccatgctctatgtgcaccatggtccatagtccacggattgccCATCATCAATCATCATCATTCTCTAGCTAGTCTCTACCAAGAAGAGTAATCCATGAAAAGGTCCATTTTGACTTTTTATTATTGATCTTAATTTGCAGTCCATTATATTATTGGTACATCTTTTCTTATTGACATTTTATCCTACCGAGTATTAAAAGTCAGCCATTTTGACTAATTAAATAAGTCATCCATTTGAATTATTATAAAAAGTCAGCCAtttgaataattaaataaaattagccaattgaaataataaaaagtcAACCCCGGCCCTTTCTTCTTATTGGCACATAGAAATATAATTCAATGTTTGTACCCATATGATGAATCACCTATGCGTCAATTTCACATTTTGACACAAATTAAGTAATTAACCCATTCAACCATTTTCTTTTCAACCAACGCCTCCGAATATGAGTAgaattttatcaaaaaaaatatctgataatacaatttttttgtttttttatacgTTATATGTTGTATTTTGTACAATTATATTTAGTACATACTTTGAGTAGTATTTTATTTATTACCTATATTTTGATAAATATGTCATGCCTTTACAATATAGATACACCTACAAATCTCTCAAATATGATtttacaaattcttatttataatgggtgtacaataaatattatacaccggagtaaaagttaactcaaaatgcttaaaagttaagcttatatatgtaaaagttaagtgataaaaaaatttattttagtaaaacttatttcttcaaaatcactaataatgtataaaattaataatttaaccaattaaaataattatttttcaatttttttttactaatataaagttaatcaaaactaggttaaagttacaaaaaaagatggttaaagttatcttggtgtacaataaatttattgtacaccttgtgcgcgcaagaccttttgatattATTTAAGTGGAAATGGGTTAGGTTGAGTTGAGTTGAGTTGGCTCAAATATTGTGCTATTTGATTATGTGTTGGTTCAGGTAATCTTGAGTACGAGACTAAACTTATTTTCCTGGTCAAACTTGTATATTAAGGGAGATTAAAACATGCATGTTGTTTTAGTTCATTTGGTATGAAGATGAATACTCGTAAATATGAAGAAAAGGAATAGTCCatgataaaatgaaaaaaacatTATTCTGGTTGGAGTTAAGTGGAAAGGTGTAGCTACCCCATTAGCATTATAAAGTGTTAGGTAACTATAATCTAATACGGACCTTTTAATGTGATAATGCTTGTGGGCCCGTTTCAGTGTTTGTCGTGGGTTATTGTTTTTGGAGTATTGTTTGGGAGTTGCGGTTTATACCGGATTCCTTATAAATACTCCTTTACTTATTCCAATAAACAAACTCAGATACAAACAGAGAAAcgaaaaaaccctaaaaaatatTATCTCTGTCATTATCGTCAAATAGAGATGCATTCCAATCGGGGTACAAAGTTGGAAGGTAGTTGTGTTACCCTTGGGGAGCAATCGTCACTGAGAACCTTGTAACCCGTCACAGCTTTTGAGATCTTcactattattttattgtaaATTTCCATGGTTACAACGCATTATTTCCAACAtaaagtactccgtaattaaatgtctcttattttatttatttgatacGTTTATAATATCATGTTTTATAGGTCAGATCTTAACAATAATGAAGGCGGTAAGACAGGGGTGGTGAAGGGTGATTGGTGAGCCGACATCGACAATTGGAgcataaaaagaaaaagaaaaaagcacCGCCACGGGATTGAAGAAATTAGATGCAGTGAACAACCATTTCTCCGTATTAATAAATAAAGTTTAGTCCACATCATATATCATACTTCGTATATCATATATCAGTCAACAAACATTTACAGTTCTTGCTTGTTTTTCTCTGTCATTTTCTTCGTTTGGTCGTCAAGGGACTACTATGATTCACCTAATTTCAACACTATTATCCCCTTTAAGCTTGTCCTATACGGACTAGTACTCCATTATTCCATATATATCatattaatactccctccgtcccgaaatatttgacctgtttttcttatcgggccgttccttaatacttgacctgtttctaaaaatggaaatattctaataatattatattatttctcactccacccaacccacctacccctactccatacaaaaaataattaaaaattcaacccctactctcccccaaccccacctcttaaccaacctcccactaactacattaaaataataccccactatcaactactacctattaaattaaataagtcaattcaagttccttaaactatgtgccggtcaaaccgggtcgagtattccgggacggagggagtaagtccTTGTTCTTCACACCTAGCTTCTTTTTTGAATCACTtcctaatactccctccgttccttaatatttgcaccgctttccttttcaggccgtcccttaatacttgcaccgcttctataaatggaaaattttaccaatattatattatttctcacacttacctacttaCCTACCTACACctctactccctacaaaaaatcatttaaaaattcacacccccaactcaccactccccaccccttacacatttcccattaactatattaaaaaataccctaTTATTAACTAACacacattaaattaataaatcaattcaagtgtcttaaactccgcaccggtcaaaccggtgcgagtattaagggacggagggagtaacattaCATGAGTTGCGTTGGAATAATACTTCCTGCACCTTAATTAGGTTCTGTCTTGtttacttatttcaggaaaaataattttaaaacaaaaagaaacggatacaataagttaaatatttttgtttccaatttaatttatgacacataagcatggcATATCATCATTGTAACACAACTTAAAGATTGCATGtcgcgacctttatcattttcaaaatataaaatGAGAGGAAAAATTGACTTTAATCAACATACTtacctaaaaaaaaaacataagtgTTCTTATATTACTAATGTATCCAATATATGGAGTACTCTAGCCTATTGATTAGAGGCTTACCGCCATTCCTTTGATCCTCCCAATCATGTGacgaggggactggaacctatccactcaaAACTCGCCCTAAattcggattagccctaagggtaaACCGGGTGGTACACCAAAAAAGAAATACGCAAGCAATCATTACTAATAAGATTTTGCTTTAGTAGTACTAACAAACTCTTTATCGGTAGGTGATCGCTAACGATAACAAAtaaattaatatcattaataaatAATGTTAGCGTTTAAAATGGACCAGTTCGGATATATTTTTAGCCAATCTCATCCTATGCTATGAAATGAGTTATATAATTCCTACCCTTTGTAAAAGAATTCTCATATTTTATACGAAATATATGAAACGAGAGGGATAATTGACTTTAAAAAACATAAGTGTTTTTACGCTAAAAAAAGAAATATTTACGAGTTCTAAGTTTAAGACGACCAATATATAGAGTAGTACTCtgtatgttttattttttaaccaCACTCTTACGGGACTCAACTTGACTCTACTCACAAAGTCACGAGTCATGATTAGTGCGGTAAGCCTGTACTTGGTAGCCCTACTTAGGGTGTATTCTATTCACCatccaaaaaaaacaaatttaaagTATAATTCAGATAAGTTGCAATCATATCCTATTATGTCATTAAGTTCAATCAGATtatatgtactccgtattaactCTCTTGCAATCCGATCTAATCAACCCTAataaatttcaatcaaatttaatCATTTTATTTGATTTAATATGTTCCAATAACTTTAGATAAGTTCATGGTTCTATCCGACCTGCATGTAAACTCGTCGATAATTTCACTGTGTTTTGCAAAaaactagacctgatcaaaaggcagGCCGGGCGGGGTTCGAGAATAAAAATTTGCCCATTATGTCAGTCTGGCCGAACGGGCCAAACTTCGGGCCGATTTTTTGTGCCCAAAATCCCCTATTTCGGGCCAAAAATAGCAGGCTTTTTATGCCATTTTAGGACCGGgctaaatttataactaaaaatgtTGTTTTATGTCGCCCAAAGCCCGCATTTTTTTTGAACTTTCGGGCTGGGACAGTTCGGGCCGAAAAAATCTGCCCAAATTTCGGGCCGGGTCGGGCCAGAGTTGATCAGGTGTCCGACTTCTGAGTATTTTCTCAGTTCTTCACTCACACTGTCACTTACTCGCACACATACagtaaagaagaagaagagagagaaaatcctCCCCAACACACAAATGGAGAGAGGAGTATTAGAGAGGATGCATTCTTCTCGACGAATACCAGTCTCAGGCGACGATAACGAAACCGAAGAATTCGACGACGAATCAAAGACCAAGAAAACCGTCGCTTTCTCAACTCGGTTCATCAATTTTGTAACTCGGTACGGCCTTCtttggccttgccttgctctcGCATTTATCGTCGTTTTGTTCACTTTTTCCGTCGTTTTCTACACTCGTACTCTCGTTTGCGTTTCTTCCTCAACTAGTAGCTATTTCCAACCTCATTCGCGCTTCGCTTTCTTTGGATTTGATGGGCTTGAATCTGACTTTGGATCTCTTGGTGCTCCCTGGTGTAAGCTCCTTAATCTTTATGAATCTTTTTTTAATGTATTTGGATCTGGAATTGGTTAGTTGCTGAAGATTTGTATCTGTTTCTGATGAATTCTATATgggttttgtttgtttgaatctAGGTATTAATTTTTTTGGGGTTTAGGATGATGTGATTATATATGCTAATTAATTGAATGTTGATTAATTTTGGAAGTGTAGAGAGAATTAGATTGGGCATCATGTACAGGCGATTCGATTTCAGGTTTTGGGTAACTCCCCTAAACTTCAATTGACTAAGCTAGCTGACATTCGACTAGAACTTATTGTTATTGACCCTTTTGCGGCCACCTAATTGGATGTTAACGATTTATGTATTTGTACTTTTTGGTAGTTTGGAAATCAGTAGCTCAGATAGATGCTACTCTATTTATCTGTTAGGAAGTTTGGATATGAAAAACCTGTTGATTTGGGGAGTTTTGTAGCATTCTTATCTGCATAAAAAAAAGCTACATTTTGTTTGGTTGAGAGATGTCCAGGAAGCTGGAAATTGGGTATTGCTCTTGTTTATAAATTCTATACAAAGAGTTGGATTTGAGTTGAAGCGTATTAGGGATGCTTCGTTTCAGGGGAAATTAGATCTTTTTGGAACTTGGGTTCATTAATTAGTGTCGTTTTAGTATACTCGTGGTGCAATGAGAGAGAGTAAGACTAGATATGAGCATTTAGTTGAGCTACTAGAACTAGTGATTGTCTAGTTGGAATAGAAACCAAGCTTGATTCATTGTCTGCTTGGAGCCTTGGACTATCTGCAAGAAATATTGTCCTCCTAAAGTCCTAATAACATTGTCCTCTTATCGTCCTAATAACATAGCTTGACCTAGGTTGTTGTTAGATATGAATCAGAACATTTTATTTTGTATGCATGATTAAGTAAAGATGAAATTAGCAGTCTTTTATGGAGCATTTGAAAAAATCCATGGATGTATGTTAAATGTACTTCTGGTTCGGATAACATTCTCACAACATATTTTAGTTTAAGTTAATAGATTGTACGGAGTAAGTGAGTTTTAGGGTGCTAGAATCAAGTGAGTCTCTAGTTTGTAGTTTCTTGATTAAGAGTTAGACAAAGTTGAAGGGTTTTACTAGTATTTTTCTTTGGTAGATTCTTAGTGAAGAGCTTATTAGATGCACCTAATGTACCATGTTATTATGAACTCAATTAAACACATCTTGTATATGCATCTCCTTATTTTGAAAGGAGACACCAATTCTAATCAAGTACAATTATTAGTTTGCAATGTTGCGTTCATGAATGATGTGTACAATCTTCACCTGATGTATGGGCTTTCGTAGCTGTATGATAATCTGGGTTCATGAATGATATGAAACTGGTGTTGGCATATATAAAAATGCGTGATGGTTGCCTGGTTGGATTCACAAATAACAGAGATTTGGTGTATGCACTTATATATATGTGTGCTTTGCTGGGTTCACAAATGGCATGGAGTTGGTTGTGACTTAATTACTTCGTATAACTCCTGACAACAACTGAATAACCTCACTTCTCTATTTCCTATATGTTTCCTTCCATCAATTGGTCCGTGGGGCCTACAAACAGACTTTCAACACTCCCCTCCCCAAATTGACACATATCTCCTCAAATTCAAATAGATGAATTTTGTTTGAAGTAGTCACTTGAAATTAAGGCTCTCTAACATCAGGTACTGCTTTGCGATCAGTGTTTTCAGTTGTGTCAAAAGGTTAGATATATACCACTGTTATTACCAAAACAAAGATGCAATTTAAGGTATAGAAGCATTTCAATTTGCCTAAAAGAAACCCTAATTATTGAATTCCGGATTCACATTGTACACAGTTGAACTCATATTAAACGGGCAGTTTTTGACGTGGGAGGGAAAATTTTCTTCAATTCACAGCTTTAGATAAATTTCCCTATCCCAATATGCTGAGAGAAGtggaaaaattaaaaatagtgAAGGGAGCAAATAAAGTGGGTTTCTTTTAAAAGCAGTAGAGCGGGAAATGGGAATAGGTGGGGGAAAATGGGAGAGGATTTTTTCCGAGGGTCCTAATTGTCGGATTTGATGTCATAATCCGCCAAGTGGTAGGGATAACTTAAGTTTCTGAACTTATAAGGTACTAGTAGTTATTAGCCAAGTGCTATGGATTAGTTAAAATTTGGCAAATGTTTTTTACTATTGTACTCTTTAGTTGTAAAGTAACTGTTTGGGAAAGCTCACCCGTAACCTATTTTATTATGGAATATGTATGGCGGGCTTTTTTTTACGTTCAATCATGGAAGGGATGCTTAAGGAAAGGACAATCTTGACCATGTTTCCGACTAGTGTTTACAATGTTGTATACTTGTATTAATGAAGTAGACAGTGCCTAACTGCCTATTCCAGCTGTAGGGTTCCGACCTACTAAATGTTAAAAACTATTCTTTAAAACTACATGTTTGAAGTTGGCTTTGTTTTGACTGTCTGTCTAGCTTGTTCTGTTAAACACAATGAATACAAAGAAACTTCAGATATTGCAGATTTTCTGGCTGCTCGAGTTTAATCTTTTTAAGCTATCATGAATCTTCGCACCCTAAGCTCTCTTAAAGAGTTAGGAAAGTCAAACGGCCTTCCTCTGCAGTCAATTTCCAATTGGTTAATAGGTCGTTCCCAATGCCATAAGAACAACTAAAAATGAAGCACATAAATCCTGGAACAATTTGTTAATCCCTGCTCATTTGGTCTATGTGTGGTCTCCTAAACCACACTATGTGCCTTTTATCACGttccatcatttgatttttgtattgacCTTTTTTCCATGTCAATAGCTTGTTTAGATATCTTACTGTCTGCACCGATCTAATTGTTCTTGTTGGCAAAAGGCAGATCGAAACATGAAAAAACGGTGGAATGGACGTCCAAGGATCTCATCAGTGGATTGGAAGAATTTGTACCTATATATGAATCACGGCCGATCAAAAACAACATGTTCGGCATGGGATTTGACCATAGCTTTGGATTATGGTTTATTGCACGGTGGCTGAAGCCAGATCTCATGATTGAGAGTGGTGCTTTTAAAGGGCATTCTACATGGGTACTGAGACAGGCTATGCCAAACACTAGGATAATATCAGTTACTCCACGTCATCCTGAAAAGTATCTGAAGAAGGGCCCGGCTTATGTTGATCAGAATTGCACATACTTTGCAGGGAAGGACTTTGTTGATTTTGGAAATGTTGATTGGAAAAGCGTGATGAAGAAACACGGGGTTACTGATCTAAGCCGAGTTCTTATCTTCTTCGATGACCATCAAAGTGAACTAAAAAGGTATAATTTCCTAACCAGCAAATGTAGATTGCTGTGTCCTTTTATATTACCTAGCAATGTTTGTTTCTATATTGTGTTTCTCTTTGCTAATAATCCAAGTCGCTTATTAAGGATACTTTCTTGCTTTGAAATTCTGCTTGATAGATTGAAGCAGGCACTAAAGGCTGGTTTCAGACATATTGTCTTTGAAGATAATTATGACACAGGAACTGGAGATCATTACTCCTTAAGACAGATTTGTGATCAAACTTATATAAGAGGTATAGTTGCTTTACTTCCTTGCGCTGGTAGTCTGTTAAACTAGTTTCCGTCCCTTTTAGCTTCTGTTTCTTATGCTGTGCATTGAATAAACTGTGTGCCACCTTGCCTTTTGAAACTGAATAAGGGTTTATTCTGTATGAATGTTTGCCTTAACACCACCACCATCACACCACACCCCCCGGAAAACATGATTGCTGATGTCACCTTTGTATTAGTATCGTATCTTTTTTATGCAGGCGTCCAACTCTTTTATTCAAAATTGTGGTTTCTCGAATCTGTTAATAAAAAATTAGTTAAAAACtaggataaattgttttttaccacctaaaaactaaaacttgtattttacctcctaaaagaaaattaaaacttttttttttttttaccactgAAGACAGGAAAATAGATGAAACTGTTATGTGAGGCCCACTAGTTCAATTTCCCTCCAATTTTTTACTCCCATCTACAATTTTCTTTAACTCCTTCACCCTCCTCTTTTTACTACCATTAAACTTTGTCAATTTTATGAATTAATGGGAggaaaaattatgaaaattcaTGGAAGAGAAGGAAGCCGGGGAAGGAAAGGGAGTTAAAATACATGAAATCATGGAAGAAGAGAAAATGACAGAGATATTACCGCTATTGTGGCTCCCCGCATAACGAtttcatatatttttcattttctagtggtaaaaagtatgtttttcatcttttttttgtttaggtggtaaaatacaagttttagttttttaagtggtaaaaaacaatttttcgatttatttaggtggtaaaaaaaacaatttgtccaaGCTATCCTAGTCACAACTATGTTGCTTTCTAAAGTTAAACTTCATGCATGACTTTCTGCTTTTTCTCAAAGAACAAATTCCATTTATCTAAATTTGTTACAGGCGGAGGACACAGTTGCTTCAAAGACAGCGATGAAGCTAGAGTAAGAGCAAGAAGGAAACCATTCTGGGAAAAAGCAATGGACATTGATGAACTTTGCGGACCTAGTGAATCATGGTGGGGCGTAAGAGGCTATATGCGTGATGACTTTAACCACAGCAACAAGTTAATCTCTTATTCCGAACACTTTCAGAATAGTAGATTTGTGGAATCAATATTAGATGTTTATTGGGAAGTTCCGCCTGTGGCCGGTCCATCGTTAACCCACCAAACAAGATATGATCCGGCTCGGTCTGTGCCACCTGTCGTTGAAGATGGTCGGTACGGCCTCTTCCAAAGGCTCGGTCTAGGTAGGCTCGAAACCTCTGTATTTAATGGCTACACTCAGATGGTATATGTTCAGATTTCTAAACCTGAGTCTTAAAGGTCAGTTTGGTCATTTTGCAGCAATGATATTTTTCTTGTTTCACCTACCATTgttcaagtttttttttttttttgtaatcatAGCTTATAATTTTGCACCTTCTAACCAACAGAATTATTGAGTTAGTTTTGTAATTGATTTCTTCGGCTATGATGTTATATATATAAAGTGTttctttcttttgcttttgaCTTGTTTGGTTCAGCAAGATTTTTCCAGATACTGTATCTTATGAATATCAACTTGTTTATTTTGAGTGTAAtcttttcccccttttttaTCATTTTCTCAGCTTTTAATGATTTTGCAAGAGTTTAGTGGGTAATACCATAAGTAACTTGCATACATACTACAAATAAAGATGGTCGCGGGCCTAGCCGGGCCGGGCCCAATCTAGGCCCATGTTGTATCGGGCCGGGccgaaaagttcaaaacaaggCCTAGACCCAGCACGAGCCCATGGTTTTATTGTCGGGCAGGGCCGGcccgtcgtgcctaaggctaattttacaaaattttg encodes:
- the LOC110801760 gene encoding uncharacterized protein translates to MERGVLERMHSSRRIPVSGDDNETEEFDDESKTKKTVAFSTRFINFVTRYGLLWPCLALAFIVVLFTFSVVFYTRTLVCVSSSTSSYFQPHSRFAFFGFDGLESDFGSLGAPWCRSKHEKTVEWTSKDLISGLEEFVPIYESRPIKNNMFGMGFDHSFGLWFIARWLKPDLMIESGAFKGHSTWVLRQAMPNTRIISVTPRHPEKYLKKGPAYVDQNCTYFAGKDFVDFGNVDWKSVMKKHGVTDLSRVLIFFDDHQSELKRLKQALKAGFRHIVFEDNYDTGTGDHYSLRQICDQTYIRGGGHSCFKDSDEARVRARRKPFWEKAMDIDELCGPSESWWGVRGYMRDDFNHSNKLISYSEHFQNSRFVESILDVYWEVPPVAGPSLTHQTRYDPARSVPPVVEDGRYGLFQRLGLGRLETSVFNGYTQMVYVQISKPES